DNA sequence from the Bradyrhizobium sp. CIAT3101 genome:
TTCGACCACGTAGGCGCGGATCGGCTGCACGGCCAGTCCCTTCACGATGAAGGGGTTGAGGCTGTCGAAGGTGCCGAGGATGCCCCAGGTCAGCCGGCCGCCCTTGGGGGCATCGGGGTTGGCATAGGGCATGTGGGCGAAATCGGCCGGCAACGCCGGCTTGCCGTGCATGGCGATCGCGTGGGCCTCCTCGGCTCGCGCGCCGCCGAACGCCGACAGCCCGATGGCGAGGGCCAAAGCGATGCTGCAGAATCGGACGCTGGGGCCCTCGAGCAGGCGCTGGAACATGAACATTCGGACACGTTGATTCGAGGGCCGTCAGGAGCTGAATCCTATCACAGGGATTTCACTGAGCGCCTGCCCGGAAGTGGGCAAAGACGCTTGTCGGCATTGATCTTTCCGTCGACCGCGTTAAGAAGGCACGCAATCGCGCACGAGCGCCGAGCCCGTCACTTATCTGCCTCAATTGACGGGGAGAGAGCCGCGCCCAAGGCGGCTTGGTTCGGCGTTTCGGAGCGGTTCGGGCACTTCCCGTTCAGAAAGGGTTTTCTGCAATGAATTTCCGTTATTTGGCCGCGTCCGTCCGGCCGCGCGGGCGAGTTCTCGCCCTGTTGACGGCGACGGCGTTGGTCGTCCCGTTTGCTGCGGAGGCGCAGACCCCCGCGCCGGCCCCGGGCGCGCCCGCCGCGCCGAAGGCTGCCCCGAAAGCCGCTCCCAAGGCTGCCCCCAAGGCGCCAGCTGCGGCTCCCGCGCCGGCTCCCCAGGCCCAGCAGCCCCCGGCCCAGCAGGGCGCTCCGGCGGCGCAGGGCGCTCAGCCCGCGGATCAGCAGATCCAGCTGATCTACGCCCCCTGGACCAAGTTCTGCCTGAAGGGCCAGGACGCCAACGCCAAGCAGGTCTGCTTCACCGGCAAGGACGGCCGCATCGAATCGGGCCAGCCTGTCATCGCGGCCGTGATCATCGAGCCGGAAGGCGAGCCCAAGAAGATCCTGCGCGTGACGCTGCCGCTCGGCATGCAGCTCGTGCACGGCACCCGCGTCATCGTCGACAACAATCCGCCGCTGCAGAGCCCGTATGTGATCTGCTTCCAGAACGGCTGTATGTCGGATTACGAGGCGACGCCCGAGCTTCTCGCCAACATGAAGAAGGGCCAGAACCTCGTGGTGCAGGCGATCAACGCCAACGGTGCGCCGCTGACCCTGCCGCTGCCGCTCACCGGCGAATTCCAGAAGGCCTATGACGGTCCGCCGACCGATCCGAAGGTGTTCGAGGAA
Encoded proteins:
- a CDS encoding invasion associated locus B family protein, whose protein sequence is MNFRYLAASVRPRGRVLALLTATALVVPFAAEAQTPAPAPGAPAAPKAAPKAAPKAAPKAPAAAPAPAPQAQQPPAQQGAPAAQGAQPADQQIQLIYAPWTKFCLKGQDANAKQVCFTGKDGRIESGQPVIAAVIIEPEGEPKKILRVTLPLGMQLVHGTRVIVDNNPPLQSPYVICFQNGCMSDYEATPELLANMKKGQNLVVQAINANGAPLTLPLPLTGEFQKAYDGPPTDPKVFEETQKKLQEELQKKADEQRKKLEQNGGAPGAPSAAPAGQK